One Stenotrophomonas sp. SAU14A_NAIMI4_5 DNA segment encodes these proteins:
- the htpX gene encoding protease HtpX, which produces MFTRIALFLATNLAVLILAGIVMSILGVDSRSMSGLLVMAGIFGFGGSFISLLLSKWMAKRSTGAVVITDPRNPTERWLLATVERQAKAAGIGMPEVAVYDGPEINAFATGANRNNALVAVSTGLLHNMSEDEAEAVLGHEIAHVANGDMITMALLQGVLNTFVIVLARVVGGIIDSALSGNREGGGRGFAYFIIVFVLEMVFGLFATMISMWFSRHREFRADAGGASLAGRQKMIAALERLQLNHGQSTLPTQIAAFGIAGSTAKKLFMSHPPLEERIAALRASTAA; this is translated from the coding sequence ATGTTTACCCGCATTGCCCTCTTCCTGGCCACCAACCTTGCGGTGCTGATCCTTGCCGGCATCGTGATGTCCATCCTGGGCGTGGACTCCCGTTCGATGAGCGGCCTGCTGGTCATGGCTGGCATCTTCGGCTTTGGTGGTTCCTTCATCTCGCTGCTGCTGTCCAAGTGGATGGCCAAGCGTTCCACCGGTGCGGTGGTCATCACCGATCCGCGCAACCCAACCGAGCGCTGGCTGCTGGCCACCGTAGAGCGCCAGGCCAAGGCGGCCGGCATCGGCATGCCGGAAGTGGCCGTGTATGACGGCCCGGAGATCAACGCCTTCGCCACCGGTGCCAACCGCAACAACGCGCTGGTGGCGGTGTCCACCGGCCTGCTGCACAACATGAGCGAGGACGAGGCCGAAGCAGTGCTGGGCCACGAGATCGCCCACGTCGCCAACGGTGACATGATCACCATGGCGCTGCTGCAGGGCGTGCTGAACACCTTCGTGATCGTGCTGGCCCGCGTGGTCGGCGGCATCATCGACAGCGCGCTGTCGGGCAACCGCGAAGGCGGCGGCCGTGGCTTCGCCTACTTCATCATCGTGTTCGTGCTGGAGATGGTGTTCGGCCTGTTCGCGACGATGATCTCGATGTGGTTCTCGCGCCATCGCGAGTTCCGTGCCGACGCCGGTGGTGCCTCGCTGGCCGGTCGCCAGAAGATGATCGCCGCGCTGGAGCGCCTGCAGCTCAACCACGGCCAGAGCACCCTGCCGACCCAGATCGCGGCCTTCGGCATTGCTGGTTCGACGGCGAAGAAGCTGTTCATGAGCCACCCGCCGCTGGAAGAGCGCATCGCCGCGCTGCGCGCTTCGACCGCCGCCTAA
- a CDS encoding TraB/GumN family protein — protein MSIRSLMRGAVLLLACAVAPLAAARGAPAEAPAAKPPVPLLWKVTGPGDARVYLLGSFHLLKPTDYPLSADVEQAFTASKRVLFEVSPEEMESTQAATQMVQTAIRRDGSELKRDLDDATWQKLQAYATQNKLPLAQLQGMKSWFVALNITIGQMQKMGLDANLGLDRHFMAEAKKAGKQTGGLEDMQSQINLLDGMSLQEQRQMMAEALDQADKGDEQSLMLHEAWRRGDDRVLWNKMAVEMRQQYPQLYQRINTARNDAWVPKLLPYLQDGQGGTLVVVGGLHLLGSDGVVEKLKAKGYKVERVCTGCKLKR, from the coding sequence ATGTCGATCAGATCACTGATGCGCGGCGCCGTGCTGCTGCTGGCTTGCGCGGTCGCCCCCCTGGCCGCTGCGCGTGGCGCGCCGGCCGAAGCGCCTGCGGCCAAGCCGCCGGTGCCGCTGCTGTGGAAGGTGACCGGCCCAGGCGATGCGCGTGTCTACCTGCTGGGTTCGTTCCACCTGCTGAAGCCCACCGATTACCCGTTGTCGGCCGATGTCGAGCAGGCCTTCACCGCGTCCAAGCGGGTGCTGTTCGAAGTGTCGCCGGAGGAAATGGAATCGACCCAGGCCGCCACCCAGATGGTGCAGACCGCGATCCGCCGCGATGGCAGTGAACTGAAGCGCGACCTGGATGACGCCACCTGGCAGAAGCTGCAGGCCTACGCCACGCAGAACAAGCTGCCGCTGGCGCAGCTGCAGGGCATGAAGAGCTGGTTCGTCGCGCTCAACATCACCATCGGCCAGATGCAGAAGATGGGCCTGGATGCGAACCTCGGCCTGGACCGTCATTTCATGGCCGAGGCGAAGAAGGCGGGCAAGCAGACCGGCGGGCTGGAGGACATGCAGAGCCAGATCAACCTGCTGGACGGCATGAGCCTGCAGGAGCAGCGACAGATGATGGCTGAGGCGCTGGACCAGGCCGACAAGGGCGATGAGCAGTCGCTGATGCTGCACGAGGCCTGGCGCCGCGGCGATGACCGCGTGCTGTGGAACAAGATGGCCGTGGAGATGCGCCAGCAGTATCCGCAGCTCTACCAGCGCATCAACACCGCGCGCAACGATGCGTGGGTGCCGAAGCTGCTGCCGTACCTGCAGGACGGGCAGGGCGGCACCCTGGTGGTCGTGGGTGGCCTGCACCTGCTGGGCAGCGATGGCGTGGTGGAGAAGCTGAAGGCCAAGGGCTACAAGGTCGAACGCGTCTGCACGGGCTGCAAGCTGAAGCGTTGA
- the mutL gene encoding DNA mismatch repair endonuclease MutL, translating to MTSAPHPRPIRPLPEILINQIAAGEVVERPASVVKELVENAIDAGASRVDIDLEEGGVRLIRIRDNGSGIAPEQLPLAVSRHATSKIADLDDLESVATLGFRGEALPSIASVSRFTLASRRAHDEHGSALQIEGGKIGEVTPRAHAPGTTVEVRELFYNVPARRKFLRAERTEMGHIEEWLRSLALARPDVELRVSHNGKASRRYKPGDLYSDVRLAETLGEDFANQAVRVDHTGAGLRLHGWIAQPHYSRASADQQYLYVNGRSVRDRSVAHAVKMAYGDVLYHGRQPAYVLFLELDPTRVDVNVHPAKHEVRFRDSRLVHDFVYRTLKDALADTRAGVTAQEIGAGAVHPADMGGAPMPSSAGASGFGLVRGAAPGSGGGGGGGFSGWRPQQPLGLQVADAPAAYAALYAAPGAGERSGALPPMPSENGLPVTSADAGVPPLGYAIAQLHGIYILAENAEGLIVVDMHAAHERIGYERLKNAHDGIGLQSQPLLVPITLAVGEREADTAETEAETLAALGFEVTRASPGALHVRSIPALLANAEPEGLLRDVLTDLREHGQSRRIASARDELLSTMACHGAVRANRRLTVPEMNALLRDMEITERSGQCNHGRPTWARFSLAEIDRWFLRGR from the coding sequence ATGACGTCTGCTCCCCATCCGCGCCCGATCCGGCCGTTGCCGGAAATCCTGATCAACCAGATCGCCGCGGGCGAAGTGGTCGAACGTCCTGCGTCGGTGGTCAAGGAACTGGTCGAGAACGCCATCGATGCCGGCGCCAGCCGCGTCGACATCGACCTGGAAGAGGGCGGTGTGCGGCTCATCCGCATCCGCGACAACGGCAGTGGCATCGCGCCCGAGCAGCTGCCGCTGGCGGTCTCGCGGCATGCCACCAGCAAGATCGCCGATCTCGACGACCTCGAATCGGTGGCGACCCTCGGCTTCCGCGGCGAAGCGCTGCCGTCCATCGCCTCGGTCAGCCGCTTCACCCTGGCCTCGCGCCGCGCGCATGACGAGCACGGTTCGGCGCTGCAGATCGAAGGCGGCAAGATCGGCGAAGTGACCCCGCGCGCGCATGCGCCGGGCACCACCGTGGAAGTGCGCGAGCTGTTCTACAACGTACCGGCGCGCCGCAAGTTCCTGCGCGCCGAGCGCACGGAAATGGGCCACATCGAAGAATGGCTGCGCTCGCTGGCGCTGGCTCGCCCGGATGTCGAACTGCGCGTGTCGCACAACGGCAAGGCCTCGCGCCGCTACAAGCCCGGTGACCTGTATTCCGATGTGCGCCTGGCCGAGACCCTCGGCGAGGACTTCGCCAACCAGGCCGTGCGTGTGGACCACACCGGTGCCGGCCTGCGCCTGCATGGCTGGATCGCGCAGCCGCATTATTCACGGGCCAGCGCCGACCAGCAGTACCTGTACGTCAACGGCCGCTCGGTGCGCGACCGCAGTGTCGCCCATGCGGTGAAGATGGCCTACGGCGATGTGCTGTACCACGGTCGCCAGCCGGCCTACGTGCTGTTCCTGGAACTGGACCCGACCCGGGTCGATGTCAACGTGCACCCGGCCAAGCATGAAGTGCGCTTCCGCGATTCGCGCCTGGTCCACGACTTCGTCTACCGCACGTTGAAGGACGCGCTGGCCGATACCCGCGCCGGTGTGACCGCGCAGGAGATCGGTGCCGGTGCGGTCCATCCTGCGGACATGGGCGGCGCACCGATGCCGTCCAGCGCCGGTGCGTCGGGCTTCGGCCTGGTGCGCGGTGCCGCGCCCGGTTCGGGCGGTGGTGGTGGCGGCGGCTTCTCCGGCTGGCGCCCGCAGCAGCCGCTGGGCCTGCAGGTGGCCGATGCGCCCGCGGCCTATGCCGCGCTGTACGCCGCACCCGGTGCAGGCGAACGCAGCGGTGCGCTGCCGCCGATGCCGAGCGAGAACGGCCTGCCGGTGACCAGTGCCGATGCCGGCGTGCCGCCGCTGGGCTACGCCATTGCCCAGCTGCACGGCATCTACATCCTGGCCGAGAACGCCGAAGGCCTGATCGTGGTGGACATGCATGCCGCCCACGAGCGCATCGGCTACGAACGCCTGAAGAACGCCCACGATGGCATCGGCCTGCAGTCGCAGCCGTTGTTGGTGCCGATCACCCTGGCGGTGGGCGAGCGCGAGGCCGACACCGCCGAGACGGAAGCGGAAACGCTGGCCGCGCTCGGTTTCGAAGTCACCCGCGCCAGCCCGGGCGCGCTGCATGTGCGCAGCATTCCCGCGCTGCTGGCCAACGCCGAGCCGGAAGGCCTGCTGCGCGACGTGCTGACCGACCTGCGCGAGCATGGCCAGAGCCGGCGCATCGCCAGTGCGCGCGACGAACTGCTGTCGACCATGGCCTGCCACGGCGCGGTGCGCGCCAACCGGCGCCTGACCGTGCCGGAAATGAACGCGCTGCTGCGCGACATGGAAATCACCGAGCGCTCCGGCCAGTGCAACCACGGCCGGCCGACCTGGGCACGTTTTTCGCTGGCGGAAATCGACCGCTGGTTCCTGCGCGGCCGTTGA
- a CDS encoding N-acetylmuramoyl-L-alanine amidase translates to MRLGNRLIAICAAVGLGLTSVCAWAGEVRQVQLNTGATGTRAEISLVGSGGYKTLSLSSPNRLVIDFPDSSAVHNLKMPAAQGVVTAVRTGQPVPGTFRVVFDLTASVSPFRPQMQREGNESKLVIEWPGDGPATAARPAAPAATAAVTPSAADAAAAQNAQSRGDAARATALLTAQVQQQASASAAAPVAPAPAPTTTPAQVAAAGISASSTPPPSSPAAILAGQPTRAVVAAAPAPAPAPAAAPAEAPRPAMPSDASRIRMQPGMRHLVVAIDPGHGGQDPGAIGPTGKREKDVTLAVARELARQVNATPGLKAYLTRDSDVFIPLPMRAQKARANKADIFISIHADAAENRSATGSSVYVLSTKGASSQRARWLADKENAADLVGGVRLQQTEGTLANVLLDLAQSGYMKASEDAAGHVLGGLKRIGNNHKPNLERANFAVLRTSDMPAMLVETAFISNPDEERRLTDPAYQRKVAGAVLDGVHTFFSRQPPPGTLYAARAQAEIDAAATMAGGSK, encoded by the coding sequence ATGCGCCTGGGGAACCGTCTCATCGCCATCTGTGCCGCCGTCGGACTAGGTCTGACGAGCGTCTGCGCGTGGGCCGGTGAGGTCCGCCAGGTCCAGCTGAATACCGGCGCGACCGGTACCCGCGCCGAGATCTCCCTGGTGGGCAGCGGCGGTTACAAGACCCTGTCGCTGTCCTCGCCGAACCGCCTGGTGATCGATTTCCCCGATTCCAGCGCCGTGCACAACCTGAAGATGCCGGCCGCGCAGGGCGTGGTCACCGCCGTCCGCACAGGGCAGCCGGTGCCGGGCACGTTCCGTGTCGTTTTCGACCTTACTGCGTCGGTGTCGCCGTTCCGCCCGCAGATGCAGCGTGAGGGCAATGAATCCAAGCTGGTGATCGAGTGGCCGGGCGATGGCCCGGCAACGGCCGCCCGCCCGGCCGCGCCTGCGGCCACCGCAGCGGTCACCCCGTCCGCCGCCGATGCGGCCGCTGCGCAGAACGCGCAGTCGCGGGGTGATGCCGCGCGCGCCACCGCGCTGCTGACCGCCCAGGTGCAGCAGCAGGCCAGCGCCAGTGCCGCCGCTCCGGTTGCGCCGGCGCCGGCGCCGACCACCACCCCCGCCCAGGTGGCCGCTGCTGGCATCAGTGCCAGCAGCACGCCGCCGCCGTCCTCGCCGGCCGCGATCCTCGCCGGCCAGCCGACCCGTGCCGTGGTGGCCGCCGCACCGGCGCCTGCACCCGCGCCTGCCGCGGCACCCGCCGAAGCGCCGCGACCGGCCATGCCCAGCGATGCCTCGCGCATCCGCATGCAGCCGGGCATGCGCCACCTGGTGGTGGCCATCGATCCGGGCCATGGCGGCCAGGATCCGGGCGCCATCGGCCCGACCGGCAAACGCGAAAAGGACGTCACCCTGGCCGTGGCGCGCGAACTGGCCCGCCAGGTCAACGCGACACCGGGCCTGAAGGCCTACCTGACCCGCGACAGCGACGTGTTCATCCCGCTGCCGATGCGTGCGCAGAAGGCGCGCGCGAACAAGGCCGACATCTTCATCTCGATCCACGCCGACGCCGCCGAGAACCGTTCGGCCACCGGTTCGTCGGTGTACGTGCTGTCCACCAAGGGCGCCTCCTCGCAGCGCGCGCGCTGGCTGGCCGACAAGGAAAACGCGGCCGACCTGGTCGGTGGCGTGCGCCTGCAGCAGACCGAGGGCACCCTGGCCAACGTGCTGCTGGACCTGGCCCAGAGCGGTTACATGAAGGCGTCCGAAGACGCGGCCGGCCACGTGCTGGGCGGCCTGAAGCGGATCGGCAACAACCACAAGCCGAACCTCGAGCGCGCCAACTTCGCGGTGCTGCGAACCTCGGACATGCCGGCGATGCTGGTGGAAACCGCCTTCATCTCCAACCCGGACGAAGAACGCCGCCTGACCGACCCGGCCTACCAGCGCAAGGTCGCCGGTGCGGTGCTCGATGGCGTGCATACCTTCTTCAGCCGGCAGCCGCCGCCGGGCACGCTGTACGCAGCCCGCGCCCAGGCCGAGATCGACGCCGCCGCCACCATGGCCGGCGGCAGCAAGTAG
- a CDS encoding NAD(P)H-hydrate dehydratase has product MANLADLFDSAAARALDAQASALAGDGGWELMAQAGLAAWQRLLRHWPQALNVGVVVGSGNNGGDGLVLARHALLAGRRVTALTLPGKPPATALAQRATSDFRSVGGTLAEFDGTLPAADIWVDGLFGLGFDRAPEGAAQAVIEALNAQDAPVFALDVPSGVDADRGTVPGVAVRAALTLQFIVPHRGLYTGDALEHAGEPALAALQLPKAAWQGVWAAAEHWTGARLPALLKPRRANTHKGESGHVLCVGGNHGSGGAIALAAEAGLRAGAGLLSIGTRGDHVGPLLARLPEAMVHALEDGDALPGLLEKAKVVAIGPGLGQDDWARALFARVLACGKPLVLDADALNLLARDPRALPDAILTPHPGEAARLLECTTADIQADRYRCAQALAERYHAVVVLKGAGSIVAAPGCTPRLIAAGNPGMAVGGMGDLLTGIIASLRAQGLDAFDAAACGALLHALAGDVAALDGARGLLPTDLLVPLRRLANPEPLQ; this is encoded by the coding sequence ATGGCCAACCTTGCCGATCTGTTTGATTCCGCTGCTGCGCGTGCGCTGGATGCCCAGGCCTCGGCGCTGGCGGGCGATGGTGGCTGGGAGCTGATGGCCCAGGCCGGGCTGGCTGCCTGGCAGCGCCTGCTGCGGCACTGGCCACAGGCGCTGAACGTGGGCGTGGTGGTGGGCAGCGGCAACAACGGCGGCGACGGACTGGTGCTGGCGCGGCATGCGCTGCTGGCCGGGCGCCGGGTAACGGCGCTGACCCTGCCGGGCAAACCGCCAGCCACCGCGTTGGCGCAACGGGCAACCTCGGATTTCAGGTCCGTCGGGGGAACCCTGGCGGAATTCGACGGCACGCTGCCCGCGGCCGATATCTGGGTGGATGGTCTGTTCGGGCTGGGTTTCGACCGGGCGCCGGAAGGTGCAGCACAGGCTGTGATCGAAGCACTGAACGCACAGGACGCACCGGTATTTGCACTGGATGTGCCCAGCGGCGTCGACGCCGACCGTGGCACGGTGCCAGGCGTCGCGGTGCGCGCAGCGCTGACCCTGCAGTTCATCGTGCCGCACCGCGGCCTGTACACCGGCGACGCGCTGGAGCACGCAGGCGAACCCGCGCTGGCCGCGCTGCAGCTGCCCAAGGCGGCGTGGCAGGGCGTTTGGGCCGCGGCCGAGCACTGGACGGGTGCGCGCTTGCCGGCATTGCTGAAGCCGCGCCGCGCCAATACCCACAAGGGCGAATCCGGCCATGTGCTGTGCGTGGGCGGCAACCACGGCAGCGGTGGCGCCATTGCCCTGGCTGCCGAGGCTGGCCTGCGCGCCGGTGCCGGACTGCTCAGCATCGGCACCCGCGGTGACCACGTCGGTCCGCTGCTGGCGCGCCTGCCCGAGGCCATGGTGCATGCGCTGGAAGATGGCGACGCGCTGCCCGGCCTGCTTGAAAAGGCCAAGGTCGTGGCGATCGGCCCCGGCCTGGGCCAGGACGACTGGGCGCGTGCCCTGTTCGCGCGCGTGCTGGCCTGTGGCAAGCCGCTGGTGCTCGATGCCGATGCGCTGAACCTGCTGGCCCGCGACCCACGCGCGCTGCCCGATGCCATCCTGACCCCGCACCCGGGTGAGGCCGCGCGCCTGCTGGAATGCACCACGGCCGACATCCAGGCCGATCGCTACCGCTGCGCCCAGGCGCTGGCCGAGCGCTACCACGCCGTGGTGGTGCTGAAGGGCGCTGGCAGCATCGTCGCCGCCCCCGGCTGCACCCCGCGCCTGATCGCCGCCGGCAACCCCGGCATGGCCGTCGGTGGCATGGGGGATCTGCTGACCGGCATCATCGCCAGCCTGCGCGCGCAGGGCCTGGATGCCTTCGATGCCGCCGCGTGTGGCGCGCTGCTGCATGCGCTGGCTGGCGACGTCGCTGCCCTCGATGGCGCGCGTGGCCTGCTTCCTACTGATCTGCTGGTGCCCCTGCGGCGGCTGGCCAACCCGGAACCCCTGCAATGA
- the tsaE gene encoding tRNA (adenosine(37)-N6)-threonylcarbamoyltransferase complex ATPase subunit type 1 TsaE — protein MTEFFLADSEATELLGQWLAATRPPQALVELRGDLGAGKSTTARALLRALGVQGAIRSPTYTLVERYPLSSGGEAWHLDLYRIGQAGELDFLGLDEGSAVLWLVEWPERGAGALPPTDLVVALEIEGQGRRVRLTGASDVGREWLDRLPDGGDLQAISVG, from the coding sequence ATGACTGAATTCTTCCTGGCCGACAGCGAAGCCACCGAACTGCTGGGCCAGTGGCTGGCCGCCACCCGGCCCCCGCAGGCGCTGGTCGAACTGCGGGGTGACCTCGGCGCCGGCAAATCCACCACCGCGCGTGCACTGCTGCGCGCGCTCGGCGTGCAGGGTGCGATCCGCAGCCCTACCTACACCCTGGTCGAGCGCTATCCGCTGTCCAGTGGCGGCGAAGCGTGGCACCTGGACCTGTACCGCATCGGCCAGGCCGGCGAGCTGGATTTCCTGGGTCTGGACGAGGGCAGTGCGGTGCTGTGGCTGGTCGAGTGGCCCGAGCGCGGCGCAGGCGCGCTGCCGCCCACCGATCTGGTGGTGGCGCTGGAAATCGAAGGGCAGGGGCGGCGCGTCCGTCTCACTGGGGCCAGCGACGTGGGCCGTGAATGGCTGGATCGACTTCCCGATGGGGGCGACTTGCAGGCCATTTCTGTCGGCTGA
- the gluQRS gene encoding tRNA glutamyl-Q(34) synthetase GluQRS — translation MTSPIPCGRFAPSPTGLLHAGSLLAAFGSWLLARHHGGLWRLRIEDVDPPRTVAGAAQSQLQALAAFGLDHDGEVLWQSARGEAYQAALDVLLASDRAFVCHCSRSEVAASGGIHHRCVARQPRPDPAVRFRVPAGSVVQFEDGLRGLQTQDVHAEVGDFVLRRADGCWAYQLAVVVDDAAQGVTEVVRGADLLDSTARQILLQQALGLPVPRYWHLPLLLDAPGHKLSKSLAALPVDSSRPVPVLRQLWQLLGQAPTALDGIDALPALLAAARQAFDPARLPRSDILIGAGLPPAGALSAPMLQNPLSPT, via the coding sequence ATGACTTCGCCCATTCCCTGCGGCCGCTTCGCGCCCTCGCCCACCGGCCTGCTGCACGCCGGTTCCCTGCTCGCCGCCTTCGGCAGCTGGCTGCTTGCGCGCCATCACGGTGGCCTGTGGCGGCTGCGCATCGAGGATGTCGACCCACCGCGCACGGTCGCCGGCGCGGCGCAGTCACAATTGCAGGCGCTCGCCGCATTCGGCCTGGACCACGACGGCGAGGTGCTCTGGCAGAGCGCGCGCGGCGAGGCCTACCAGGCCGCGCTGGACGTGCTGCTGGCCAGCGACCGGGCCTTCGTCTGCCACTGCAGCCGCAGCGAAGTGGCCGCCAGCGGAGGCATCCACCATCGCTGCGTGGCGCGACAGCCGCGACCGGACCCTGCCGTCCGCTTCCGCGTTCCCGCGGGCAGCGTGGTGCAGTTCGAGGACGGCCTGCGCGGCCTGCAGACCCAGGACGTGCATGCCGAGGTCGGTGATTTCGTGCTGCGCCGCGCCGATGGCTGCTGGGCCTACCAGCTGGCCGTGGTGGTGGACGATGCCGCGCAGGGCGTGACCGAAGTGGTCCGCGGCGCCGACCTGCTCGATTCCACCGCGCGGCAGATCCTGCTGCAGCAGGCGCTGGGGCTGCCGGTTCCGCGCTACTGGCACCTGCCATTGCTGCTGGATGCGCCGGGCCACAAGCTGTCCAAGTCCCTCGCCGCCCTGCCGGTGGACAGCAGCCGGCCGGTGCCGGTGCTGCGCCAGCTGTGGCAGCTGCTGGGCCAGGCACCCACCGCGCTGGATGGCATCGACGCGTTGCCCGCATTGCTGGCCGCCGCTCGCCAGGCCTTCGACCCGGCGCGCCTGCCACGATCCGACATCCTGATCGGAGCGGGCCTGCCGCCAGCCGGCGCACTTTCCGCGCCGATGTTGCAGAATCCCCTTTCCCCCACCTGA
- a CDS encoding beta-ketoacyl-ACP reductase, with the protein MTSRVALVTGGTGGIGTAICQRLADQGHRVATNYRDEAKARAWQQAMTERGYHVSIFPGDVSDPESAEALIRAVEAELGPVEILVNNAGITRDTTFHRMRADQWHDVINTNLNSVFNVTRPVIEGMRRRGWGRVIQISSINGLKGQYGQANYAAAKAGMHGFTISLARENAGFGITVNTISPGYVATDMVMAVPEEVRAKIIADIPTGRLGKPEEIAYGVSFLVADEAAWITGSNLDINGGHHMGW; encoded by the coding sequence ATGACTTCTCGCGTCGCACTGGTCACCGGCGGAACCGGCGGCATCGGTACCGCCATCTGCCAACGCCTGGCCGACCAGGGCCACCGGGTCGCCACCAATTACCGCGACGAGGCCAAGGCCCGCGCCTGGCAGCAGGCCATGACCGAACGCGGCTACCACGTGTCGATCTTCCCCGGCGATGTGTCCGACCCGGAAAGCGCCGAAGCGCTGATCCGCGCGGTGGAAGCCGAGCTGGGCCCGGTCGAGATCCTGGTCAACAACGCCGGCATCACCCGCGACACCACCTTCCACCGCATGCGTGCGGACCAGTGGCACGACGTGATCAACACCAACCTCAATTCGGTGTTCAATGTCACCCGCCCGGTCATCGAAGGCATGCGCCGCCGCGGCTGGGGCCGGGTCATCCAGATCAGCTCGATCAACGGCCTGAAGGGCCAGTACGGCCAGGCCAACTACGCCGCCGCCAAGGCCGGCATGCACGGCTTCACCATTTCGCTGGCCCGCGAGAACGCCGGCTTCGGCATCACGGTCAACACCATTTCGCCGGGCTACGTCGCCACCGACATGGTGATGGCCGTGCCGGAGGAAGTGCGCGCCAAGATCATCGCCGACATCCCCACCGGGCGCCTGGGCAAGCCGGAGGAGATCGCCTACGGCGTGTCCTTCCTGGTCGCCGACGAGGCCGCCTGGATCACCGGCAGCAACCTGGACATCAACGGCGGCCACCACATGGGCTGGTAA
- a CDS encoding DUF1684 domain-containing protein, with amino-acid sequence MRHRGVGGLLVAVLLAACSPAPAPVPVVKEDPAFAAGQQQWRVQRYEDLTRPDGWTALVGLHWLQYKSHFIGSGASSGIRLAVGPDKLGLLRREGDQWWFSPEAGVDVSLDGQPVRGRVRMNTDKDPAPTVLSFDGGKGQLSIIRRGPRDALRVKHADADARRDFAGIQYWPGGPDWQVQAHFIAHPAGKTLPIVDITGLTTEMPNAGAVEFERDGRSWRMEAIGAPGEPLFLVFADRTSGHGSYPAGRYLDIDAPAADGSVRIDFNHAYNPPCAFTPYATCPLAPPENRLDLRVDAGEKAYHLPEGEG; translated from the coding sequence ATGCGTCATCGGGGAGTGGGCGGCCTGCTGGTCGCCGTGTTGCTGGCCGCCTGCAGCCCGGCACCGGCGCCGGTGCCTGTGGTGAAGGAGGATCCGGCATTCGCGGCGGGGCAGCAGCAGTGGCGCGTGCAGCGCTATGAGGACCTGACCCGGCCCGATGGCTGGACCGCGCTGGTCGGCCTGCACTGGCTGCAGTACAAGTCGCACTTCATCGGCAGCGGCGCCAGCAGTGGCATCCGCCTGGCGGTGGGCCCGGACAAGCTGGGCCTGCTGCGGCGCGAGGGCGACCAGTGGTGGTTCAGCCCCGAAGCCGGGGTGGATGTCAGCCTGGACGGGCAGCCGGTGCGTGGCCGCGTGCGCATGAACACCGACAAGGATCCGGCGCCCACCGTGCTCAGCTTCGATGGCGGCAAGGGCCAGCTGAGCATCATTCGTCGCGGCCCGCGCGATGCGCTGCGGGTCAAGCATGCCGACGCGGATGCGCGCCGCGATTTCGCCGGCATCCAGTACTGGCCTGGCGGTCCCGACTGGCAGGTGCAGGCGCATTTCATCGCCCATCCCGCAGGCAAGACCCTGCCGATCGTGGACATCACCGGCCTGACCACCGAAATGCCGAATGCCGGCGCGGTGGAGTTCGAGCGCGACGGCCGCAGTTGGCGCATGGAAGCGATCGGCGCGCCCGGCGAGCCCCTGTTCCTGGTCTTCGCCGACCGCACCAGTGGCCACGGCAGCTATCCGGCCGGGCGCTACCTGGACATCGATGCACCGGCCGCCGATGGCAGCGTGCGCATCGATTTCAACCACGCCTACAACCCACCCTGTGCCTTCACCCCGTACGCGACCTGCCCGCTGGCGCCCCCGGAAAACCGGTTGGACCTGCGCGTGGACGCCGGCGAGAAGGCGTACCACCTGCCTGAAGGAGAAGGCTGA
- the phaR gene encoding polyhydroxyalkanoate synthesis repressor PhaR — MAATRIIKKYPNRRLYDTEISSYITIEDVRQLILDGEDFEVRDAKSGDDLTRSVLLQIIADQEQDGEPMLSTQLLSQLIRFYGDSLQGFMGNYLERSMQVFLDQQQQFRQQMGNLLGQTPWAMMNQLTERNLELWQEFQRNMGTGFGGPRPGGTGTGTGNKPSEPGTSTGTGGKTRR, encoded by the coding sequence ATGGCTGCGACCCGCATCATCAAGAAGTATCCGAACCGCCGTCTCTACGACACCGAAATTTCCAGCTACATCACCATAGAGGATGTGCGCCAGCTGATCCTGGACGGTGAAGACTTCGAGGTCCGCGACGCCAAGAGCGGCGACGACCTGACCCGTTCGGTCCTGCTGCAGATCATCGCCGACCAGGAGCAGGACGGCGAACCGATGCTGTCCACCCAGCTGCTGAGCCAGCTGATCCGCTTCTACGGCGATTCGCTGCAGGGCTTCATGGGCAACTACCTGGAGCGCAGCATGCAGGTCTTCCTCGACCAGCAGCAGCAGTTCCGCCAGCAGATGGGCAACCTGCTGGGCCAGACCCCGTGGGCGATGATGAACCAGCTGACCGAGCGCAACCTGGAGCTGTGGCAGGAATTCCAGCGCAACATGGGCACCGGCTTCGGCGGCCCGCGCCCCGGCGGTACGGGCACCGGCACCGGCAACAAGCCGAGCGAGCCGGGCACCAGCACCGGCACCGGTGGCAAGACCCGGCGCTGA